A genome region from bacterium SCSIO 12844 includes the following:
- a CDS encoding outer membrane protein transport protein — protein sequence MKYRTLASVLFFSMIYINGYAGNTAVNSLGFKGTAMQAFVAVADDPSAIYYNPAGITQIKQPMLETNIELYHPNVKYENSNNNTTTTSNPYAISPNVFFVTPINNDWYFGIGLYTPFARSTDYDTNAATYNSRMRSTFLRTDLVPTLAWQVTPYLSVALSAVISYGEVKLDVLGQNESADGFGATAQIGALWKVTPTFQIGLDYRGPEVIHMDGSGSSSLASGDFTTDVKYPGVLSAGFAWQLLPKWLISFQYDYEMWSYVQGVTRYYGNTGVTNSIDAHNSSNYRLGTAYTINDKNKVFAGMSYNQAAIPADNLVPAVPDYDAVIASLGYSYTLNQWQFNLAYEFAYLISRTSNATGFFNFAGQYYGYNQHIVLGINYLW from the coding sequence ATGAAATATCGTACTCTGGCAAGTGTGCTATTTTTTAGTATGATTTATATAAATGGTTATGCTGGCAATACTGCTGTAAATTCACTTGGATTTAAAGGCACTGCTATGCAAGCTTTTGTCGCTGTTGCAGATGACCCATCAGCAATTTATTATAACCCAGCAGGCATTACACAAATCAAACAACCCATGCTTGAAACTAATATTGAGCTATATCATCCGAATGTAAAATATGAAAATAGCAATAATAATACTACAACTACTTCTAATCCTTATGCTATCAGCCCAAATGTCTTTTTTGTCACGCCAATTAATAATGATTGGTATTTTGGCATAGGTTTATATACTCCATTTGCTCGCTCAACTGATTACGACACCAATGCAGCAACTTATAACTCAAGAATGAGATCAACTTTTTTAAGAACTGATTTAGTACCTACACTGGCCTGGCAAGTTACGCCTTATTTGTCAGTTGCACTAAGTGCTGTTATCTCTTATGGTGAAGTAAAGTTAGATGTATTAGGGCAAAATGAATCAGCCGATGGTTTTGGCGCAACAGCTCAAATAGGTGCATTATGGAAAGTAACACCAACTTTTCAAATTGGCCTTGATTATCGTGGACCTGAAGTCATTCATATGGATGGTTCTGGTTCATCTTCTCTAGCGAGTGGAGACTTTACAACTGACGTTAAATATCCAGGCGTTTTAAGTGCTGGATTTGCTTGGCAATTATTACCTAAATGGTTAATTAGTTTTCAATATGACTATGAAATGTGGTCCTATGTACAAGGTGTTACTAGATATTATGGTAATACAGGAGTTACTAATTCCATCGATGCACATAATTCAAGTAATTACCGCCTGGGTACTGCTTATACAATAAATGATAAAAATAAAGTATTTGCTGGCATGAGTTATAACCAAGCAGCAATACCAGCTGATAACCTAGTACCTGCAGTGCCTGATTATGATGCAGTTATTGCTTCATTAGGCTACAGTTATACACTAAATCAATGGCAATTTAATCTTGCCTATGAATTTGCTTATCTTATCTCGCGTACGAGTAATGCAACAGGATTCTTTAACTTTGCTGGTCAATACTATGGATATAATCAACATATTGTTCTAGGCATTAATTACCTTTGGTAA
- a CDS encoding EAL domain-containing protein has translation MSKPKTGATVSKVGKVSVENNYQDDFDQVVEAITKLLNAGQRPDLNSIRKQLNVKDNKKDNVIEYYLHIWEMRHASISLDNLNFDMDSEIEVTSDTKNANHLQLLTKSKQLEESLAMMKATIEATVDCILMISKEGKIIGFNQKFIDLYRIPPEVLNSQDETAGLNYVLSQVVDPQELVTLVTEKYTNPVEGNCGEMLFKDGRIVERYYQPQIVSDEVIGHVWSFRDISEKKRHEKYLNLRKQTIDASTNGIIIAEKDKNTLVIEDVNPAFTDLTGIQRDEVIGEGVFSFFKQHNMNLNVDISTLELAVKNNKHVMREVLIQGKYANQIWCELQLTPVRDEDKKVDHYVCMLMNINARKQLEAELLKKATYDTLTELPNRSLILDRLNQAIVNARNRKLSFAVFFIDLDHFKLVNDTLGHGAGDELLISVANRLKAELKGINTVGRLGGDEFFIISELFEPQNMPLALVQNIESVFLSPIRFNKQEISVRASTGCCVYPSDGKKAASLMKNADIAMYHAKNSGRGNLQFFRKSMNRLFAEQLSIDKALKEAIEKQDMHLVYQPIIDIETEQIVSVEALVRFNFLKQRNIELRRVIDIAEEFGLILEIGNWVLKKACDDLKKINDAFGLNLKLSVNVAGAQIKNMAFVQYVKQVLKETKFPANLLGLEITETFMASNDQNSLDLMNKLRELDVEFLLDDFGTGYSNLGTLHQYPLGKLKIDKSFIDKINTKSIDKDLITVIIAMAKTFNLVTVAEGVEKLSQVNYLKELGCDQIQGFYFSRPLAYEQLEKWLEDKQFTKGN, from the coding sequence ATGAGTAAACCTAAAACAGGTGCAACTGTATCTAAAGTAGGAAAAGTTTCAGTTGAAAACAATTATCAAGATGATTTTGATCAAGTTGTGGAGGCAATTACTAAGCTTTTAAATGCTGGTCAAAGACCTGATTTAAATAGTATAAGAAAACAGCTAAATGTTAAAGATAATAAAAAAGATAATGTCATTGAATACTATTTGCATATTTGGGAGATGCGCCATGCAAGTATTTCACTGGATAATTTAAATTTTGATATGGACAGTGAAATTGAAGTCACTTCTGATACAAAAAATGCCAATCACCTTCAATTATTAACGAAGTCAAAACAGTTAGAAGAATCGTTAGCCATGATGAAGGCAACCATTGAAGCAACTGTTGATTGTATTTTAATGATTAGTAAAGAAGGTAAAATTATTGGTTTTAATCAGAAATTTATAGATTTGTATCGAATACCACCTGAAGTTTTAAATTCTCAAGATGAAACAGCAGGCTTAAATTATGTTTTATCTCAAGTAGTTGACCCTCAAGAATTAGTTACATTAGTAACAGAAAAATATACCAACCCAGTAGAAGGCAATTGTGGAGAAATGTTATTTAAAGATGGCCGTATTGTTGAGCGATACTACCAACCACAAATTGTCTCTGATGAAGTCATTGGCCATGTTTGGAGTTTTAGAGATATTTCAGAGAAAAAACGTCATGAGAAATATTTGAATCTAAGAAAACAAACAATTGATGCAAGTACTAATGGCATTATTATTGCAGAAAAAGATAAAAATACACTAGTTATTGAGGATGTTAACCCAGCATTTACTGATTTAACAGGAATTCAAAGAGATGAGGTTATTGGTGAAGGCGTTTTTAGCTTCTTCAAACAACATAATATGAATTTAAATGTGGATATATCAACATTAGAATTAGCAGTTAAAAACAATAAACATGTAATGCGTGAAGTGTTAATTCAAGGTAAATATGCAAATCAAATATGGTGTGAATTGCAATTAACGCCTGTCAGAGATGAAGATAAAAAAGTTGATCACTATGTATGCATGTTGATGAATATTAATGCGCGTAAGCAACTTGAAGCAGAGTTATTGAAAAAGGCTACTTATGACACATTAACAGAATTACCGAATCGCTCACTAATTTTAGACCGTCTTAATCAAGCAATTGTTAATGCACGAAATAGAAAACTTTCATTTGCTGTTTTCTTTATTGATTTAGATCATTTTAAACTCGTAAATGATACTTTAGGCCATGGTGCTGGTGATGAACTATTAATATCAGTAGCAAATCGATTGAAAGCAGAGCTAAAAGGAATTAATACCGTTGGTCGATTAGGTGGTGATGAGTTTTTTATTATTTCAGAGTTATTTGAGCCTCAAAATATGCCGCTAGCTTTAGTTCAAAATATAGAGTCTGTTTTTCTTTCTCCGATTAGATTTAATAAACAAGAGATCAGTGTTAGAGCAAGTACTGGTTGTTGTGTTTATCCATCAGATGGTAAAAAAGCAGCCAGCTTGATGAAAAATGCTGATATTGCAATGTATCATGCAAAAAACTCAGGTAGAGGTAACTTGCAGTTCTTCAGAAAAAGCATGAATCGTTTATTTGCAGAGCAATTAAGTATTGATAAAGCATTAAAAGAGGCGATTGAAAAACAAGACATGCATTTAGTTTATCAGCCAATTATTGATATTGAGACAGAACAGATCGTTTCTGTTGAGGCATTAGTACGTTTTAACTTTCTTAAACAACGTAATATTGAACTAAGGCGAGTGATTGATATTGCTGAAGAGTTTGGTTTAATTTTAGAGATTGGTAATTGGGTATTAAAGAAAGCATGTGATGATCTTAAGAAAATAAATGATGCTTTTGGATTAAATCTTAAGTTATCCGTTAATGTCGCAGGAGCACAAATTAAAAATATGGCTTTTGTTCAATATGTTAAACAAGTATTAAAAGAAACGAAGTTTCCTGCAAATTTATTAGGGTTAGAAATTACAGAGACATTTATGGCTTCAAACGATCAAAATAGTTTAGATTTAATGAATAAACTAAGAGAGCTAGATGTTGAATTTTTATTAGATGATTTTGGTACAGGCTATTCTAACTTAGGGACACTACATCAATACCCTTTAGGTAAATTAAAAATTGATAAGTCATTTATTGATAAAATTAATACCAAGTCAATTGATAAAGATTTGATAACTGTAATTATTGCTATGGCTAAAACATTTAACTTAGTTACAGTTGCAGAAGGTGTTGAAAAGTTAAGTCAAGTTAACTACTTAAAAGAACTCGGTTGCGATCAGATTCAAGGGTTTTATTTCTCGAGGCCATTAGCTTATGAGCAACTAGAAAAATGGTTAGAAGATAAACAATTTACCAAAGGTAATTAA
- a CDS encoding NAD(P)-binding domain-containing protein: MNEYHQFIIIGAGPAGLQMGYDLQKLNLDYVVLEQDQSAGGFFKKFPIHRTLISINKPNTGFDNREKNLRWDWNSLLSEDDGLLFEQFSKDYFPNADFMLDYLNEFQNKYQINTHFDTQITEVNKEGDLFIIKTNTQKTYSCHVLIVATGVSSAYIPPIKGFELTEKYFDLSLDKSKYKNKRVLIIGKGNSAFETADYLIDTASHIHLVSPTPLKFAWKSHYVGHLRAVNNNFLDTYQLKSLNAVLNADIVEVNKKDNGYTVTFNYHFASGEVETIYYDYIISATGFKIDADIFSKSLAPEMTINNRFPKLKSYYESTNIKDLYFIGTLMQSRDFKRKQSGFIHGFRYNVRFLSQYLNWRYNKQSMPCETIRLTIEEIKNKILSIIDTSSALWQQTGYFCDVIALDKASNHAIHFASLPLDYVYENHLGYDDYLTITLEFGQEIIDKQADVFQVDRVHKHDHANADKSTFIHPIIRYYHKNKLYAVHHIIEDLEALWIEQEHTEPLEKWLVNLIEGKQTSFFENAQLLPKRGKLT; this comes from the coding sequence ATGAATGAATATCATCAATTTATCATTATTGGCGCAGGACCTGCAGGCCTACAGATGGGCTACGACTTGCAAAAATTAAATCTTGATTATGTAGTTTTAGAACAAGATCAATCAGCAGGTGGTTTTTTTAAAAAATTCCCCATCCATCGAACACTTATTTCCATTAACAAGCCAAATACAGGGTTTGATAATAGAGAAAAAAATTTACGTTGGGATTGGAATTCACTATTAAGTGAAGATGATGGATTATTGTTTGAGCAATTTTCTAAAGATTACTTTCCCAATGCTGATTTCATGCTTGACTATCTAAATGAATTTCAAAATAAATATCAAATTAATACGCACTTTGACACTCAAATTACCGAGGTGAATAAAGAAGGGGATTTATTTATTATAAAAACCAATACTCAAAAGACCTATAGCTGTCATGTATTAATTGTTGCAACCGGTGTCTCTAGTGCCTATATCCCACCAATTAAAGGCTTTGAATTAACTGAGAAATATTTTGATTTAAGCCTAGATAAATCAAAATATAAAAATAAACGTGTATTAATTATTGGTAAGGGTAATTCAGCTTTTGAAACAGCAGATTACTTAATTGATACCGCAAGTCATATCCACCTTGTAAGCCCAACACCTTTAAAATTTGCCTGGAAGTCGCATTATGTTGGTCATTTAAGAGCTGTGAATAATAATTTTCTCGATACCTATCAATTAAAATCATTAAACGCAGTTTTAAATGCAGATATTGTTGAAGTTAATAAAAAAGATAATGGTTATACCGTCACTTTTAACTACCACTTTGCTAGTGGTGAAGTTGAAACAATCTATTATGACTACATCATAAGTGCAACTGGGTTTAAAATTGATGCTGATATTTTCTCAAAGTCTTTGGCACCTGAGATGACGATTAATAACCGTTTTCCAAAGCTCAAAAGCTATTATGAGTCTACAAATATCAAGGATTTATATTTTATTGGTACCTTAATGCAAAGTCGTGATTTTAAGCGGAAACAGTCAGGGTTTATTCATGGATTTAGATATAATGTACGATTTTTATCTCAGTATCTTAATTGGCGCTATAATAAACAATCTATGCCTTGTGAAACCATTCGTTTAACCATAGAAGAGATTAAAAATAAAATACTATCTATAATCGATACCTCTTCTGCACTTTGGCAGCAGACTGGTTATTTCTGTGATGTCATTGCTTTGGATAAGGCGAGTAATCATGCAATACATTTTGCATCTCTGCCACTTGATTATGTTTATGAAAATCATCTAGGCTATGATGATTATTTGACTATCACACTTGAATTTGGACAAGAAATTATTGATAAACAAGCAGATGTGTTTCAAGTTGATCGGGTACATAAACATGACCATGCCAATGCAGATAAATCAACTTTTATTCATCCAATTATTCGCTATTATCATAAGAATAAACTATATGCTGTTCATCATATCATCGAAGATCTAGAAGCATTATGGATTGAACAAGAGCATACAGAGCCATTGGAGAAATGGTTAGTCAACTTAATTGAAGGTAAGCAAACAAGCTTCTTTGAAAATGCTCAATTATTACCTAAACGAGGTAAATTAACATGA
- a CDS encoding branched-chain amino acid transaminase: MINRNISVWLNGKIISQEAASIPILSQTLHYGFGVYEGLRSYQTDQGPAIFRLNDHTKRLFESAKILNISLPFTVDELNHAQLKVLQRSNLDNAYLRPCVFFSDDHFGLNTLKSKPQVMIAVIPWDNSYLDKEKYINGIDVHISSFITNPPRMGLNKAKANGKYIQSIMANNQAQLEGYDDAILLDHIDFVAEGTGANLFLIKNNLLITPEVTSALDGITRNTVFHIAKKLNLTLTVTNLTREDLYTADELFFCGTAAEILPIRSVDKRIIGYGQCGEITQKIQQNYREITQGNLLAYIDWLSFTNKMNIAEHEME, from the coding sequence ATGATTAATCGAAATATAAGCGTTTGGTTAAATGGTAAGATAATTTCTCAAGAAGCTGCATCAATACCAATTTTATCGCAGACATTACACTATGGTTTTGGCGTTTATGAAGGCTTAAGAAGCTATCAAACCGATCAAGGACCTGCAATATTTAGATTAAATGATCATACAAAACGCTTATTTGAGTCCGCTAAAATATTAAATATTAGCCTTCCCTTTACAGTAGATGAGTTAAACCATGCTCAACTAAAAGTTTTACAAAGAAGTAATTTAGATAATGCATACCTTCGCCCATGTGTATTTTTTTCTGATGATCACTTTGGTTTAAATACACTAAAAAGCAAACCACAGGTTATGATTGCCGTTATTCCATGGGATAATTCCTATCTTGATAAAGAGAAATACATCAATGGAATAGATGTACATATCTCTTCTTTTATAACCAACCCTCCAAGAATGGGTTTAAATAAAGCAAAAGCTAATGGCAAGTATATTCAATCGATTATGGCTAATAACCAAGCACAGCTAGAGGGCTATGACGATGCCATTTTACTAGATCATATTGACTTTGTTGCTGAAGGTACTGGTGCTAATTTATTTTTAATTAAAAATAATCTTCTTATAACACCTGAAGTAACTTCTGCACTTGATGGAATTACAAGAAATACTGTTTTTCACATTGCCAAAAAACTTAACCTCACACTTACAGTGACTAATTTAACTCGCGAAGATCTGTATACTGCAGATGAACTGTTTTTCTGTGGTACTGCAGCTGAAATTTTACCAATTCGCTCTGTTGATAAACGCATAATAGGTTATGGACAATGTGGAGAAATTACACAAAAGATTCAACAAAACTATCGTGAAATCACTCAAGGTAATCTATTGGCGTATATAGATTGGTTAAGTTTTACCAATAAAATGAATATAGCTGAACATGAAATGGAGTAA
- a CDS encoding Bcr/CflA family efflux MFS transporter: protein MKEKISLYIILSVCVLTPMANNIFIASLSEMAMVFNTSHIQWSMSIFLIGLAIPQLFSGLLSDYFGRKPVLIISLVIFSLASMLIPLSNDFSTLLTLRFIQALGASSLIPSAFAIARDMYNGYQLVKSISFIMLIIGVLPFINPLIGAWVYYFFHWQAVFYFLFFIGLVYFLVVIFAYKETCTFETQINQQHLFKKYYHLCSNELFLAFTIINACAYAILFAFMAIAIQLFEKQGNLSFIYSSHVMAINAITIILMSSLSPMMVLKIGLNRWLVIGVLLLLIGGVCFLSTSAWYYHSNLMMIASMLIISTGIGIIRPVASAFAMQSVKAHQNGLAAAVYNGFAFIGGAFSTWVIGLFHQITSFEFSLITIVLASVSMWIVCRIYFTSMIKQLLKITP from the coding sequence ATGAAAGAAAAAATTTCGTTATATATCATTTTATCTGTGTGTGTGCTTACACCTATGGCAAATAATATTTTTATTGCTTCACTATCTGAGATGGCAATGGTATTTAATACAAGCCATATTCAGTGGTCTATGAGTATTTTTTTAATTGGCTTGGCAATTCCACAGTTATTCAGTGGCTTATTGTCTGACTATTTTGGCAGAAAGCCTGTGCTTATTATAAGCTTAGTTATTTTTTCACTAGCAAGTATGCTTATCCCATTAAGTAATGATTTTTCAACTTTGCTTACTCTAAGATTTATTCAAGCATTAGGAGCAAGTAGCTTAATTCCTAGCGCATTTGCGATTGCACGTGATATGTATAATGGTTATCAACTGGTAAAATCTATTAGCTTTATTATGTTAATTATAGGAGTATTACCATTTATTAATCCGCTAATTGGCGCTTGGGTTTATTATTTTTTTCATTGGCAAGCAGTTTTTTATTTTTTATTCTTTATAGGGCTTGTCTATTTTTTAGTCGTTATTTTTGCATATAAAGAGACTTGTACTTTTGAAACGCAAATAAACCAACAACATTTATTTAAAAAATATTATCACCTATGTTCAAATGAGTTATTTCTAGCATTTACTATCATTAATGCGTGTGCTTATGCGATCTTATTTGCATTTATGGCAATAGCTATTCAATTATTTGAAAAACAAGGAAATCTTTCTTTTATTTATAGTAGTCATGTTATGGCAATTAATGCGATAACAATTATTTTAATGAGTAGTTTGTCTCCAATGATGGTGCTAAAAATTGGTCTAAATCGTTGGTTAGTGATTGGTGTTCTACTGTTATTAATAGGGGGGGTATGTTTTTTAAGTACCAGTGCTTGGTATTATCATTCTAATCTAATGATGATTGCCTCTATGTTAATCATATCGACAGGTATTGGCATTATTCGTCCAGTAGCTTCTGCTTTTGCTATGCAAAGTGTCAAAGCCCATCAAAATGGCTTAGCAGCAGCAGTTTATAATGGTTTTGCATTTATAGGTGGTGCATTTTCAACTTGGGTTATTGGTTTATTTCATCAAATTACATCATTTGAGTTTTCATTGATTACAATTGTATTAGCTTCTGTTTCGATGTGGATTGTTTGTCGAATTTACTTTACTTCAATGATAAAGCAATTGCTAAAAATCACACCTTAA
- a CDS encoding fumarate hydratase, translating into MTLIKTEDLIQSIDDACQYISYYHPIDFIQSLHKAYEIEENQAAKDAMAQILINSKMAAEGKRPICQDTGMICVFVKIGMDVRFDRTDLSITELVNEGVRRAYTNKDNPLRASMLTSPASKRSNTKDNTPAIVHVDLVPGNTVDVKVAAKGGGSEFKSKFTVLNPSDSIVDWVLEMVPKMGAGWCPPGMLGIGIGGTAEKAFVLAKESLYESIDMPELLKRGPQTDIEKLRVEIYNKVNDLGIGAQGLGGLTTVLDVKIHDYPTHAATLPVALIPNCAATRHAHFVLDGTGPVELKAPSLSDWPAIAQKDKSQSKRINLDTVTKDEILNLRAGETILLSGKMLTGRDAAHKRIMEMVKNGQDLPVDLKNRFIYYVGPVDPVRDEIVGPAGPTTATRMDKFTDFMLRDVGIMGMVGKAERGDSAIEAIKNNQGIYLMAVGGSAYLISKLIKKSRIVAFEDLGMEAIYEFEVEDMPVTVAVDSFGTSVHKEGPKEWKMKIEALKAS; encoded by the coding sequence ATGACATTAATTAAAACTGAAGATTTGATTCAAAGTATTGATGATGCCTGTCAATATATTTCTTATTATCACCCAATTGATTTTATTCAGTCATTGCATAAAGCATATGAAATAGAGGAGAATCAAGCAGCTAAAGATGCAATGGCACAAATCTTAATTAATTCAAAAATGGCAGCAGAAGGAAAGCGCCCCATTTGTCAAGACACCGGTATGATTTGTGTATTTGTGAAGATTGGTATGGATGTACGCTTCGATCGTACGGATTTAAGTATTACTGAATTAGTCAATGAGGGTGTTCGACGTGCTTATACGAATAAAGATAATCCATTAAGAGCGTCAATGCTAACATCACCTGCCTCAAAAAGAAGCAATACCAAAGATAATACACCAGCAATTGTACATGTTGATTTAGTACCTGGAAATACAGTGGATGTAAAAGTTGCTGCCAAAGGTGGTGGTTCTGAATTTAAATCAAAATTTACGGTTTTAAACCCAAGTGATAGTATCGTTGATTGGGTATTAGAGATGGTGCCTAAAATGGGTGCTGGCTGGTGTCCGCCAGGGATGTTAGGTATTGGTATTGGTGGAACTGCCGAAAAAGCATTTGTATTAGCAAAAGAATCACTATATGAATCAATTGATATGCCTGAATTATTAAAACGTGGTCCACAAACAGATATTGAAAAATTACGCGTTGAGATTTATAACAAAGTGAATGACTTAGGTATTGGTGCGCAAGGATTAGGTGGTTTGACAACGGTTTTAGATGTTAAAATTCATGACTATCCAACTCATGCGGCAACTTTACCTGTAGCATTAATTCCAAACTGTGCGGCAACACGACATGCACATTTTGTATTAGATGGTACAGGCCCGGTAGAACTAAAGGCACCATCTTTATCTGATTGGCCAGCAATTGCGCAAAAAGATAAATCACAAAGTAAACGTATTAATTTAGATACAGTAACTAAAGATGAAATATTGAATTTACGCGCAGGTGAAACTATTCTCTTAAGCGGTAAGATGCTAACAGGGCGTGATGCAGCACATAAACGTATTATGGAAATGGTTAAAAATGGTCAGGATTTACCAGTGGATTTGAAAAATCGCTTTATCTATTATGTAGGTCCTGTTGACCCTGTTAGAGATGAAATTGTAGGCCCTGCTGGACCGACAACAGCAACGAGAATGGATAAATTTACTGACTTTATGCTAAGAGATGTTGGTATTATGGGAATGGTTGGAAAAGCTGAACGTGGTGATAGTGCTATTGAAGCAATTAAGAATAATCAAGGTATTTATTTAATGGCTGTTGGTGGATCAGCATATTTAATCTCAAAATTAATTAAAAAATCACGCATTGTTGCTTTTGAAGATTTAGGCATGGAAGCAATTTATGAATTTGAAGTTGAAGATATGCCTGTGACTGTGGCAGTAGATTCATTTGGTACTTCAGTGCATAAAGAAGGCCCCAAGGAATGGAAGATGAAAATAGAAGCACTTAAAGCCAGCTAA
- a CDS encoding diguanylate cyclase has product MNEKVLVVSSDVDVLEEIKRQLVRSQWQMLFASDDKTALDIVKEYAIFVAIIDFNISKLSLDLIKSLKARLPYSVQILVLDKTQAQNAFNAITDGQAYRFVKKPLNHHFYDIILHAMDEAKGYRHRRLLDRAFLSCIETIFYTAEDGIIEWVNPAVTQILGYESQEVIGKHISQFDVNEPAIKQVRFQILKTLKQFGRWQGHYWIVGHSKEHIPVSMSINLVTLESKERCYVYSILDNTEEHQYRQFIEHQAYYDHLTGLANRWLFGDRVEQAVYQAKRNRWHVVVFFMDLDNFKPVNDKFGHHVGDLLLQQVAARLKSFARQGDTVARFGGDEFAILIPKFDLLKNSVSSLAQRLLNAFIEPFELNEQIFHITLSVGIAIYPQTASSATELVRFADSAMYHVKNQGRSGCYIYQQEDKVI; this is encoded by the coding sequence ATGAATGAAAAAGTGCTTGTTGTATCCTCAGATGTTGACGTATTAGAGGAAATTAAACGTCAGTTAGTTAGATCACAATGGCAAATGTTATTTGCATCAGATGATAAAACTGCACTTGATATTGTCAAAGAATATGCAATATTCGTTGCAATAATTGATTTTAATATCAGTAAATTAAGTTTGGACTTGATTAAAAGTCTTAAAGCGAGATTGCCTTATAGTGTACAAATCTTAGTTTTAGATAAAACACAAGCTCAAAATGCATTTAATGCAATTACCGATGGTCAAGCCTATCGTTTTGTGAAAAAACCACTCAATCATCATTTTTATGACATTATACTTCACGCAATGGATGAGGCTAAAGGCTATCGCCATAGACGACTTTTAGACCGCGCATTTTTATCTTGTATTGAAACGATATTTTATACCGCTGAAGATGGCATTATTGAATGGGTAAATCCAGCAGTAACACAGATACTAGGTTATGAATCACAAGAAGTGATTGGCAAACATATTTCACAATTTGATGTTAATGAGCCCGCGATTAAACAAGTACGTTTTCAAATTTTAAAAACATTAAAGCAGTTTGGCCGTTGGCAAGGGCATTATTGGATTGTAGGTCATTCAAAAGAGCATATACCAGTATCAATGTCTATTAATTTAGTAACTTTAGAGTCAAAAGAACGCTGTTATGTCTATTCAATTTTGGATAATACAGAAGAACATCAATATCGTCAATTCATCGAACATCAAGCTTATTATGACCATTTAACAGGCTTAGCGAATCGTTGGTTATTTGGCGATCGTGTAGAACAAGCAGTTTATCAAGCAAAGCGTAATCGTTGGCATGTGGTTGTATTTTTCATGGATTTAGATAATTTTAAGCCGGTTAATGATAAGTTTGGCCACCATGTAGGGGATTTATTATTACAACAAGTAGCAGCAAGATTAAAATCATTTGCGCGTCAGGGTGACACAGTTGCTAGATTTGGGGGTGATGAGTTTGCTATTTTGATTCCTAAATTTGATTTACTTAAAAATAGCGTTAGTTCATTAGCGCAACGACTGCTGAATGCATTTATAGAACCGTTTGAATTAAATGAACAAATATTTCATATTACTTTAAGTGTTGGTATAGCGATCTACCCACAAACAGCATCGAGTGCAACAGAGTTAGTACGCTTTGCTGATAGCGCAATGTACCATGTTAAAAATCAAGGTAGAAGTGGTTGTTATATTTATCAGCAAGAAGATAAGGTTATATAA
- the grxD gene encoding Grx4 family monothiol glutaredoxin, producing the protein MLEQQEAIIEQIKKQLSENKILLYMKGTPSLPQCGFSARATQALMACGEKFAFVNILEHPEIRQILPQMMNWPTFPQLYVNGELIGGCDIICEMFEAGELQEIIKQATA; encoded by the coding sequence ATGTTAGAACAACAAGAAGCAATCATCGAACAAATTAAAAAGCAATTAAGTGAAAATAAGATTTTACTTTATATGAAAGGAACGCCAAGTTTACCACAGTGTGGATTTTCTGCACGTGCGACTCAAGCTTTGATGGCTTGTGGTGAAAAGTTTGCATTTGTTAATATTTTAGAGCATCCTGAAATTCGCCAGATTTTACCGCAGATGATGAATTGGCCTACATTCCCACAATTATATGTGAATGGTGAATTAATCGGTGGCTGTGATATTATTTGTGAAATGTTTGAAGCAGGTGAACTTCAAGAGATAATCAAACAAGCAACTGCATAA